The following proteins come from a genomic window of Methanobacterium bryantii:
- the atwA gene encoding methyl coenzyme M reductase system, component A2: MPFIEIKCVSKRFNDVNVLKNINMTVNEGTVLGILGRSGSGKSVLINMLRGMKEYKPDEGQIIYNVAICPDCLRVEPPSMKNNACKCGGKFEAQRVDFWNCDRKIFASLRRRISIMLQRSFALYEDDTVIDNVIKSIEGRDEEDKMYMAIDLIEMTHMTHRITHIARDLSGGEKQRVVLARQMGKEPMVFLADEPTGTLDPQTAELLHQTLLEGVKNKGTTMVITSHWPEVMRTLSDYVIWLENGEIIHEGDPETVVQTFLDSVPLPEKIETPDTGEPILELENIKKHYYSIERGVVKAVDGVSLNVNEGEIFGIVGLSGAGKTTLSRIIYGLTEPSSGKIEMKLGDDWIDMTKPGPLFRGRVKPYMGILHQEYSLYPHRTVLGNLTEAISLDLPAEFAKMKAIYVLKAVGFDEKYASQLLDKAPDELSGGERHRVALAQVLIKEPRVIILDEPTGTMDPITRVQVTDSIRKAREELNQTFIIISHDMDFVLDVCDKASLMRGGKILKTGLPEEIVDDLTAKEKNKMLKKE; this comes from the coding sequence ATGCCATTTATAGAAATAAAATGTGTATCAAAAAGATTCAATGACGTAAACGTCTTAAAAAACATTAACATGACTGTAAACGAAGGAACAGTTCTAGGTATTCTTGGAAGAAGCGGATCAGGAAAATCAGTTTTAATAAACATGCTTCGTGGAATGAAAGAATACAAGCCAGATGAGGGCCAGATAATTTACAATGTTGCGATTTGTCCGGACTGCTTGAGAGTTGAACCCCCATCAATGAAAAACAACGCATGCAAATGCGGAGGAAAATTTGAAGCACAACGCGTGGACTTCTGGAACTGTGATAGAAAAATTTTTGCAAGCTTAAGGCGCAGAATATCCATAATGCTACAACGGTCCTTTGCACTCTATGAAGATGATACCGTAATAGACAATGTTATAAAATCCATTGAAGGCCGTGATGAAGAAGATAAGATGTATATGGCTATAGACCTTATTGAAATGACCCATATGACACACAGGATAACACATATTGCAAGGGATTTAAGTGGTGGAGAAAAACAGAGAGTAGTACTTGCAAGGCAGATGGGTAAAGAACCCATGGTCTTTCTTGCAGATGAACCCACAGGTACATTAGATCCGCAAACAGCAGAGCTGTTACATCAAACTTTACTTGAAGGTGTTAAAAATAAGGGTACCACCATGGTTATAACTTCTCACTGGCCAGAAGTTATGAGAACACTTTCTGATTATGTAATATGGCTTGAAAATGGTGAAATAATCCATGAAGGAGATCCTGAAACAGTTGTACAAACATTTTTAGACAGCGTTCCACTGCCTGAGAAAATAGAAACACCCGATACAGGAGAACCTATACTTGAACTGGAAAATATTAAAAAACATTATTATTCCATTGAAAGAGGAGTTGTAAAAGCTGTAGATGGAGTAAGTCTCAATGTTAACGAAGGTGAAATCTTTGGAATAGTTGGTTTAAGCGGTGCAGGTAAAACCACGCTCTCCAGAATAATTTACGGGCTAACAGAGCCCAGCTCAGGCAAAATAGAGATGAAACTCGGAGATGATTGGATCGACATGACCAAACCAGGTCCCTTATTCAGAGGCAGGGTAAAACCTTACATGGGAATACTTCATCAAGAATACAGTCTTTATCCACATAGAACTGTTTTAGGCAATCTCACAGAAGCAATAAGTTTGGACTTACCTGCAGAATTTGCAAAAATGAAAGCAATATACGTTCTCAAAGCTGTAGGATTTGACGAAAAATATGCTTCACAATTATTAGATAAAGCCCCTGATGAATTAAGTGGTGGTGAACGTCACAGAGTTGCCCTGGCTCAAGTTTTAATAAAAGAACCTCGCGTTATAATCCTTGACGAGCCAACAGGTACCATGGATCCAATAACCCGAGTACAGGTCACAGATTCTATAAGAAAAGCACGTGAAGAGCTTAATCAAACTTTCATTATAATATCACATGATATGGACTTTGTACTGGACGTATGTGACAAAGCATCTCTTATGAGAGGAGGCAAAATCCTTAAAACAGGGCTTCCTGAAGAAATCGTGGATGATTTGACAGCTAAAGAGAAGAATAAGATGTTAAAAAAAGAATAA
- a CDS encoding DUF2124 domain-containing protein → MEKINEFKGINGNLLAFKDAVGDAEKITFAGTPGVCTPFAELFAYVVRDKESVFVTLTDIESAKKMEITPQGMQLSEPADPQADVVALLGGLSMPKSNVTVEEVNEMIDNILKKDGKVIGLCYMDMFKEAGWLDKINFDCIINGILTGYVLK, encoded by the coding sequence ATGGAAAAAATTAATGAATTTAAGGGAATAAATGGAAACCTTCTAGCATTTAAAGATGCAGTAGGTGATGCAGAGAAAATAACATTTGCAGGAACTCCGGGAGTATGTACTCCATTTGCAGAACTTTTTGCATATGTTGTAAGAGATAAAGAATCAGTTTTTGTTACATTAACTGACATAGAAAGCGCCAAAAAGATGGAAATTACTCCGCAGGGAATGCAATTATCTGAACCAGCTGATCCTCAAGCTGATGTTGTAGCACTTCTTGGAGGGCTGAGTATGCCCAAATCCAATGTTACAGTTGAGGAAGTAAATGAGATGATTGACAACATATTGAAAAAAGATGGTAAAGTCATTGGACTGTGTTACATGGATATGTTTAAAGAAGCAGGGTGGCTGGATAAAATAAACTTTGACTGCATAATAAACGGCATATTGACTGGATACGTTCTAAAATAG
- the thiC gene encoding phosphomethylpyrimidine synthase: MTQMDEAKKGVITEEMKAVAAAEGVSEEFIRKSVAQGTIAIPSNVNREVKAVGIGAGLRTKVNATIGTSTDICDFDMEEKKAKVAMKYQADTLMELSVGGDLDEIRRRILKISDIPVGSVPVYQAAIETIREKGAAIYMDEDAMFKAIEKQAKDGIDFMAIHCSVNRETLKRLKRQGREGGLVSRGGALVSAWMVENDLENPLYKNFDYILEIAKEYDFCMSMANAMRAGAIADSTDRAAVQELIVLGELIDRAREAGVQTIVEGPGHIPLNEIPANVVLQKKLCRGAPFYMLGPIVTDIGAGYDHIVSSIGAAASAGAGADFICYVTPAEHLALPDAKDVKEGVIATRIGAYVGDMQKGIHNGEKDLVMANARKKLNWEAQFDSAMCPAEARRIRDERPPAEEDTCTMCGSYCAVKIVNEWLDEADTDVFD; encoded by the coding sequence ATGACACAAATGGATGAAGCAAAAAAAGGCGTAATAACAGAGGAAATGAAAGCAGTAGCAGCTGCTGAGGGCGTTTCAGAGGAATTTATCAGAAAATCCGTAGCCCAGGGAACCATAGCCATCCCAAGTAACGTTAACCGAGAAGTCAAAGCAGTAGGTATTGGAGCAGGATTAAGAACCAAAGTAAATGCAACTATTGGAACCTCAACAGATATCTGTGACTTTGATATGGAAGAAAAAAAAGCTAAAGTAGCTATGAAATATCAGGCCGACACTTTAATGGAACTTTCCGTGGGTGGAGACCTCGATGAAATAAGAAGAAGAATTTTAAAGATTTCAGACATCCCTGTAGGAAGTGTGCCAGTTTATCAGGCTGCAATTGAAACAATAAGGGAAAAAGGTGCTGCTATTTACATGGATGAAGATGCCATGTTTAAAGCCATCGAAAAACAGGCAAAAGATGGAATCGATTTCATGGCAATTCACTGTAGTGTAAACAGGGAAACCCTCAAAAGATTAAAAAGACAGGGCCGTGAAGGAGGGCTCGTAAGTAGAGGAGGAGCACTTGTATCTGCATGGATGGTTGAAAACGACCTTGAAAATCCATTATACAAAAACTTTGATTATATCTTAGAAATCGCCAAAGAATATGATTTTTGTATGTCCATGGCTAACGCTATGAGAGCTGGAGCAATAGCTGATTCAACAGATCGTGCAGCAGTTCAAGAACTCATCGTGCTTGGAGAACTAATTGACAGGGCAAGAGAAGCAGGTGTGCAGACTATTGTAGAAGGACCAGGGCACATCCCATTAAATGAGATCCCTGCAAACGTCGTACTCCAGAAAAAATTATGCAGGGGAGCACCATTCTACATGTTAGGACCAATTGTAACTGACATCGGAGCAGGATACGACCACATAGTATCTTCAATTGGCGCAGCAGCATCTGCAGGTGCTGGAGCAGACTTTATCTGTTATGTAACACCAGCAGAACACCTTGCATTACCAGATGCAAAAGATGTTAAAGAAGGAGTAATTGCAACGAGAATTGGCGCATACGTCGGAGATATGCAAAAAGGCATACACAACGGTGAAAAAGACCTTGTAATGGCCAACGCACGTAAAAAATTAAACTGGGAGGCACAATTCGATTCTGCAATGTGTCCTGCAGAAGCAAGGAGAATAAGGGACGAAAGGCCACCAGCAGAAGAAGACACATGTACAATGTGCGGAAGTTACTGTGCAGTTAAGATTGTAAACGAATGGTTAGACGAAGCAGACACAGACGTGTTTGATTAA
- the lysS gene encoding lysine--tRNA ligase, with translation MKHWIENVADSLIERDVPEHVIASGTSISGSIHIGNSCDVFIANAVTKALKNQGAPAEVIWIADDYDPLRKVPYPLPPEYEKYLGIPYAHIPCPEGCCENFVEHFKKPFIDTLDDFGISLKEYSGEKMYKEGIYNDYIRIALENAPKIREIFNKYREHALADDWLPYNPICEECGRINTTFAYGYEDDIVHYRCNCGHEGSMDIKSGKGKLTWRVEWAARWKILGITCEPFGKDHAASGGSYDVSSIISQEIFNYPAPYPVPYEWITLKGDAMSKSKGVFFTPGQWLEIGKPETLNYFLFRSKPLKHKDFNPEMPFLDFIDQYDRVEKIYYGFEEPASQKEGEKSKKIYEMSQIELKDEMPFQPSYRFMTVAYQIADGDIKKVFEILKKNSQLPENMNNVDFENLNEEDLKNLEMRMDHVKNWLGTYAPEFVKFSVMKKIPKLPLGEDQTKFLLKLADLLEGNEYTAEELHDEMYNLLTEMDMKPQKAFQAIYKIIIGKKQGPRAASFVLSLDNDFVVKRFRKEA, from the coding sequence TTGAAACATTGGATTGAAAATGTTGCAGATAGTTTAATTGAAAGAGATGTGCCTGAGCATGTAATTGCAAGTGGAACATCTATATCCGGTTCAATACATATTGGAAATTCCTGCGACGTGTTTATCGCGAATGCAGTTACAAAAGCTCTAAAAAACCAGGGAGCTCCTGCAGAAGTTATATGGATTGCAGACGACTACGATCCACTCAGAAAAGTTCCATATCCCCTTCCACCAGAATATGAAAAATATTTAGGTATACCATATGCACATATTCCCTGCCCTGAAGGGTGCTGTGAAAATTTCGTAGAACACTTTAAAAAACCGTTTATTGATACACTTGACGACTTTGGAATATCTTTAAAAGAATATTCCGGAGAAAAAATGTACAAAGAAGGAATATACAACGATTATATACGAATAGCATTAGAAAATGCCCCTAAAATAAGGGAAATATTCAATAAGTACAGGGAACACGCCCTTGCAGATGACTGGCTTCCATACAATCCAATTTGTGAAGAATGTGGACGGATAAATACTACCTTCGCCTACGGTTATGAAGATGATATCGTTCATTACAGATGTAACTGCGGCCACGAAGGATCTATGGATATTAAATCAGGAAAAGGAAAACTTACATGGCGTGTTGAATGGGCTGCAAGATGGAAAATACTCGGCATTACATGCGAACCATTTGGAAAAGACCATGCAGCAAGTGGGGGATCTTACGACGTAAGCAGCATAATATCGCAGGAAATATTCAATTATCCTGCACCTTACCCCGTACCTTATGAATGGATAACTCTTAAGGGAGATGCAATGTCCAAATCTAAAGGTGTTTTCTTTACACCGGGACAGTGGCTCGAAATAGGCAAGCCAGAAACTCTTAATTATTTCCTATTCCGTAGTAAACCATTAAAACATAAAGATTTTAACCCAGAAATGCCATTTCTGGACTTTATTGACCAGTATGATCGTGTTGAAAAAATATACTATGGATTTGAAGAACCTGCATCCCAAAAAGAAGGGGAAAAATCTAAAAAGATTTATGAAATGTCACAAATTGAACTTAAGGACGAAATGCCGTTCCAGCCATCCTACAGGTTCATGACAGTAGCATATCAAATTGCAGATGGAGACATAAAAAAGGTCTTTGAGATACTCAAAAAGAATTCACAGCTTCCAGAAAACATGAACAATGTGGACTTTGAGAACTTAAATGAAGAGGATCTTAAAAATCTCGAAATGAGGATGGATCATGTTAAAAACTGGCTTGGTACATATGCACCAGAATTTGTAAAATTCAGTGTTATGAAAAAGATCCCTAAATTACCTCTGGGTGAAGACCAGACAAAATTCCTGCTCAAGCTTGCAGATCTTCTTGAAGGGAATGAATATACTGCAGAAGAATTACATGACGAAATGTACAACCTTCTCACTGAAATGGACATGAAACCTCAAAAAGCGTTCCAGGCCATTTATAAGATTATAATAGGTAAAAAACAAGGACCAAGAGCAGCTTCATTTGTTTTATCCCTTGATAACGATTTTGTTGTCAAAAGATTTAGAAAAGAAGCTTAA